In Nitrososphaera sp., the sequence GCGCTGAACTGGCTGCTTACGTTCTGGCTGCTGCTGATGCCGTATGCATGAAGTACGTACAGCTCGGCAGAGCTTCCTGCAGCATAGCTGATGGTGCCGGTATAGACAGAGTCGGTTGGTGCAAGGACGGTTGCAAAGCCGGTAGAGTTACTGGCTATGGTGCCCTGCTGGACCAGAGGGCTGGACGACGTTGCGACCGCGACATGCGTTGCATTTAGGGCCTGATTGCTGCCGGTGACGCCCTGGCTGGCTAATCCGGTGGCCGTGACGTTTGACAGGCCAGGATTAGACCCCGAGGCTGACTGGTTAGACGCGCCTGAGTACCAGACCACGTTGTAAGTGATAGGTGCGGCCGGATTCCTCCAAGTGCTCCATAGCACTGCTTGGGCGCTGTCTGAGGAATCGAGTCCGCTAAATCCTGCGCTTGGAATCGCAAGGCTCGCGTTCTTGTCTGCGTTAGGGCCAAAGCCGGGAACGCACTCGTCGTGGTTAAACCTGCCAAGGGCTGTCGTCGTCAAAAACGCGCTGCCATTCTGAGTGTTGCCTGACAGGCTCTGGTTTGCAGCATGCAGCGTGTAACTTATGGTATAGCCCGCGTTGTTCTCTGCCCTGAAGGACAGCCCGGGGTTTGCAATCGGGTCAAAGGTCATTGTCCCGTTATTGATGGTCATAGAGGTGAACCGTGTGAGGTAAATATTTTCGCATGAGCCGGGATTTGCGCCCATGCCGGAAGCCGTTTTGGCAATAGATATGGAGCTGGCAAGAACGTATGAAGACATGGCAAGGGAGGCAACGGCAACTGCCAACAATGGGGCCCGTCGCCTCAGGCTTTTGGTACTGAACCCGGTCACGTACCCTGAATGTTCATGGCGTATTTACTGGTTGCCTCTTCATTTTCCGAGATTTGGACGATAAGAAAGAGGAGGTAGCGCGTCTTCTTGATGCTACGCCGGATGAAAAGAACCCGTCTGAACCTGCAGCCTTTAAAGGGAGGCGCGTTTTTAAAACGGCGGTGGACAGCAAGCACTCGTTTACGGGGAAAAAGATCGACCCGCCCTCCATTATCCCTGACATGACGGTGTCGCAGCTAATCGGGTTCTATGGTTCCACCGGATATAACGCGAGGCGTCTGGCAGAAGCTGCCTACACTCTAAAAGAAATGATCGACACAAATTCCACTGTGTGTCTTACCCTTGCCGGAGCAATGACTCCAATCGGCCTTGGCAAGACAATATCTGCAATGATAGAGGCCGGCTTTGTCGACTGGATAGTGTCGACGGGCGCTAACATTTACCACGATCTCCACTTTGCATATGACCTGCCCGTAAGGCAGGGGCACTTTGACGTTGACGACGACACGCTTTATGCCAAGCAGATTGTCAGGATTTACGACGTCTACATCAAGGAGCTAGGCACCCTTCAGGCGCAGGACCTGATAGTGCAGCAGGAGATCAAGAGGTACGAAAGCCAGCTTCCTGCAAACATATCCACGGCGGACATCGCCTACTACCTCGGCAAGGCTGCAAAGGAAAACTCCAGGTACCCTGACAAGTCCTTCGTGGTCAAGGCGTACGAGTGCAATGTTCCAATCTACAGCCCAGCGATTAGCGACTCGTCGATAGGCCTCAACATGCTTCCACTGCTTTTTGAAGGAACAGGGGTGCTCCCAAATGTGATACTCGACGTAGCCGAGTCTGCCGCAATTCTCTGGAAGAGCGAGCGCTCGGGCGGACTGGAACTTGGGGGCGGGGTTCCCAAGAACTTTTTCCAGCAGACCGGTCCCGCGCTTTACCAAATCCTAAAACTCAAGGAAGGCGGGCAGGACTATATCATACAGCTGACTGACGCACGGCCGGACACCGGCGGGCTGTCGGGGGCCACCCTTCAGGAAGGCAAAAGCTGGGGCAAGATCAAGACCTCACACAAGGATAACGTCATAGTCTACGGCGACTCGTCGGTGTACTTTCCACTCCTGTGTTCATATGCCCTGAGCGAGTGCAGGCCTAGAAGGCAAAAAGAGCTTTACAAAAGGAAGTCGGAGTGGATGAGCGAGATGCGCGAAATCTATCTGAAGAACAAAAAGAAAGCGAGATGATGTCCCAAGCGCGCTCAGACCTGGGCCTCGGCCTTTGCGTGCCATTTCCCGGACCTCGACTCAAGCTCCAGCTGGCCCACGACCTTGCCAGCTGAGTAGACCTTGGCATATTCCACCCCTCCGCCAAAGAATGCAGAAATCAAGTCACGCTGCTCGTGAAATCCTGCTTCGATCACCTTGGATTTTGTCTTGAAACTCGCCTTTTTCATAATCGTCCTGGCAACAGACCAGTCGCCCTTCCACGCCATTACCTGGAACTTGCCAAACCTGATCGTCTGGATGTGGTAATCGGCAAGTTCCGCTTCGAACTTTTGGTTGTTGCGCTTCGCATACTCGTTTATCCACTGCACGACCTCCTCCGCCTTGCCATGCTCTATGGCGAAATTGTCCGCCTTGGCCATAAGCCCGTAACTACATTGGCGGCCCGACTATTACTATTTTATGCGCAAGTACGCAGGGGGCTAATTGCGCGGGACAAACTCATGAAAACTTTCTCTCAAATTGATTTATGCTTTTTCGACCGTCCTGTTGCATGGACCAAGGAGAACCCGGACTTGACTATAACGACCCGAACCTCAACCCGCTCACCTGCGACATTTGCAGCGAAATGTTCGATAGCCTGGATAAACTGGGCGAGCACCAAAAAATCGCGCATGACATGTAGCCTCGGTAAAAAGTAGATAAATAACAGGCAAGCTGTCGCTGTTGTGCGCGCCTTTATCGCCGTGGACGCGGTGGCGGCCACCGAGCTTGCCTCACTTCAGCGCCAGCTGCTGACGGAATCCGGCTGGACGGCAGCAGATGTCAAGGCAGTGGAGCCGGCGAACTTTCATTTTACCCTGATTTTTCTTGGCGAAATAACCGAAGCCGATGTGGCAAACATCTCAAAGGCACTCTCGGAAATCCGCTTTGAATCCTTTCCTGTTTCATACACTGGAGTCGGAGCGTTTCCGAGGCCCGAAACAGCAAGGGTAATCTGGGTTGGTGTCGATCCGCAGGCAGAGAGACGCCTGGATGCGCTGGCCGCCGAGGTGGCGGCAAAGATGCGCGGACTTGGATTCCAGCAGGACAAGCCCTTTTCTGCCCATCTCACCCTTTTTAGGGCAAGGGACCGCCCGCTGAAAGCCAGGGATGTCCTGGCGAAATTCCACTCTCTGTCTCTGGAGGGTCCAAACCAGATTGTCCACAGCCTGCATTTGAAAAGGAGCGAATTGAGGCCTGCCGGCCCGGTCTATTCTAACGTTTATACCGTAGGTTCGTCAGCTGCGATGTGACCGAGAACTTGGCTGATATCGACCGCGTAATCCAGTCCGCCGCAAGGCTGTGCGAACCGACGCCGGCAGAGTCGGCCAAAATTGCCCGCGTCGCCGACAGGGCACTGACGCTTGTGAAACAGACAGTCAGCGGCCTGGCTGAAGTCGAGGATGTGGAGCCCGGAGGCTCATATGCAAAGGGAACCTGGCTTCACGGGGGTGCTGATGTCGATATCTTTGTGAAATTCAATCGGTCGGTACCTGTTGAAAAGTTTGAGAAGACCGGCAAGGAAATAGGCCTTTCCGCCCTGCGGGACCATGAGCCTGTACTCCGCTACTCCGACCACCCCTACGTAGAGGCGGCAATCAGCGGTGTCAGGGTAAACGTCGTGCCCTGCTATAACGTGGGAAAGGGAGGCTGGCAGAGCGCGGCTGACCGGTCCGTCTTTCACACAAGATACGTTAACGAGCGTTTTGACGACAAAATGCGCTCAGAGGTGAGGCTCCTGAAGCGCTTCCTCAAGACCGTCGGCATTTACGGTGCAGAAATCTCTACGTCCGGCTTTAGCGGTTATGTATGCGAGGTGCTCGTCTTGCGGTACCACGCCTTTAAGGAAGTGCTTGAAATGGCCGCGGAAATGCAGGACCTGCACGTCGTCGCGATAGAGGATTTTGACACCGACATCGTAAAGGGATTCCCCGGACCGCTTATCGTAATCGACCCTGTTGACCCGCGGAGAAACCTCGGAACCGCCATTTCCCCAGAGAGTGTCGCCAAGTTTGTCCTTGCGGCCAGGTCGTTTCTTGCCAAGCCATCGGCACATTTTTTTTCTGGAAAAGACCCGCCAGGGGCGAGCAGGGATCCGGCCGGACTGTACAGCTCTGTACTCGTGGTCGAGTTTTCTCACAAGAAGCGCCCACCAGACATTGTCTGGGGACAATTGAAAAGAGGTGCAAACGCGGTTGCAAAGCAGCTAGAAATTGCAGGCTTTTCAGTCGTCAGATACGACTGCACAACCGACGAGAATAGCTCCGCCGCTTTTGTGTTCCTTCTTGAATCGCTCGAGCTCCCGCAGAAGGTCAAAAGGAAGGGGCCGGAGGTATTTCGAAAGTCTGATTCAGAGCGCTTTATCGACAGCGCACTTCGGACGAGCAAGAAAAAGCGTCCGTACCTTTTATGGGCAGACAGGGACATGCGGCTTGCCGTCCTCTCTGACAGAAAGGCGACTGACGCCCGGAAATTCGTAAATTCTCTGCTTGCGACTCCCGAGAGTGCAGGAGTCCCGCGGGAACTGTTTGACTCTGAGCGCAAGTTCCGAATTTATAGTGGTAGCGAGCGATCACGCCTATCGCCAGTTGTCCAAAATGCAATCGGAAGGCTCACAACTATCGAGAGACTCCTTTTCGGAGATTGACATTTCGTCTCCCCTGTGCAAGCCTATACTGGCGTACCCAGGACATGATGCCTCTGACATTTCAGGCAGAATCTCAGAGCTGAAATCCCTGGGCGTCAGGTCGCTGGTTTCCGGCGGCAGGACTTCGATAGGGAGATTCAGGGTCTGTGGCAAGGGATGCGTCGGCCTCGTTGTCATGGCGGTAGTGCAGTCTGGACCTGAAAGCGCCGTCTGCGCGCTCAAGGTGCGTCGCACCGACGCCGACAGGATTAACATGCATGACGAGGCGCGCCTGCACGGCATCGCAAACGCTGCATGTGTGGGCCCGCAGCTCCGCGGCTGCACTGATAATTTTTTGCTCATGGATTTTGTGAAGGGTTCCACGATAATGGAATGGTCACAGGGCACGGTCAAGCCCGATAGTGCACGCCGGATAGCAAAGTCAATTTTGGTGCAGTGCCGCAAGCTGGACAAGGCGGGCATCGACCATGGCGAGCTATCCCGGCTCGACCGGCACGTGATAATCCCCACGCAAAGTGCCGGCACCGACCATGTAGAGCCCGTAATAATCGACTTTGAGAGCTCCAGTACTGTCCGAAGGCCCGCGAACGTCAGCGCTGCGGCCCAGGCGCTCTTCGTCGGCGGCAGGCAATTTATCAGGAAGAAAATGTCGCCCCATGCAAGCAAAAGGCTTGATGACGCAAGGACTCAAGAGGCGATTGCCGCCATCAGAGCCTACAAGAAGGACCTGACTGACGAGAACTTTGAAAGGGTGCTTGACGTCCTGCTTGGTGGGACGCAGGACGCATGCGCTCCCAGCTAGCTTTTAATCTAGAATACGTGGTATTTCAAACGATGACGGACCCTTTGATAGAGATCCGAAAACTGCGGGACATAAAGCTCCGCGGCGGGATTCTGCTTGATGGCTTTCCAAGCGTAGGCCTGGCAAATGCCATTGCGTCTGAGTGCCTGATACATTCCATGAACACAGAGCTTGTGGGAGTGCTTGACTCCCCTGCGTTTCCTCCGCTGTCCGTCATCCGGGCTTCGCGGCCGAACTTCCCCGCCAGAATTTACGCCAACGATTCGTCAAACCTTGCCTTTTTCGTATCGGAGCTTAGCCTCGACCCTTCGCTATACCGCCCTGTTGCCTCTACAATGATTCACTGGGCACAGGCCGCAGGCTGCGAGCTTTTGATAAGCGCTGCAGGCATACCTTACGAGACTGCAGAAGAGTCCGCCGAATCTACGCCTGAAGTATACGCCACCGCCAGCACTCCTCGCGCTGCAAAAAGATTCGAGCAGGCCGGCATCAAGACGCTGGGCA encodes:
- the cca gene encoding CCA tRNA nucleotidyltransferase, with the protein product MADIDRVIQSAARLCEPTPAESAKIARVADRALTLVKQTVSGLAEVEDVEPGGSYAKGTWLHGGADVDIFVKFNRSVPVEKFEKTGKEIGLSALRDHEPVLRYSDHPYVEAAISGVRVNVVPCYNVGKGGWQSAADRSVFHTRYVNERFDDKMRSEVRLLKRFLKTVGIYGAEISTSGFSGYVCEVLVLRYHAFKEVLEMAAEMQDLHVVAIEDFDTDIVKGFPGPLIVIDPVDPRRNLGTAISPESVAKFVLAARSFLAKPSAHFFSGKDPPGASRDPAGLYSSVLVVEFSHKKRPPDIVWGQLKRGANAVAKQLEIAGFSVVRYDCTTDENSSAAFVFLLESLELPQKVKRKGPEVFRKSDSERFIDSALRTSKKKRPYLLWADRDMRLAVLSDRKATDARKFVNSLLATPESAGVPRELFDSERKFRIYSGSERSRLSPVVQNAIGRLTTIERLLFGD
- the speY gene encoding deoxyhypusine synthase, encoding MDDKKEEVARLLDATPDEKNPSEPAAFKGRRVFKTAVDSKHSFTGKKIDPPSIIPDMTVSQLIGFYGSTGYNARRLAEAAYTLKEMIDTNSTVCLTLAGAMTPIGLGKTISAMIEAGFVDWIVSTGANIYHDLHFAYDLPVRQGHFDVDDDTLYAKQIVRIYDVYIKELGTLQAQDLIVQQEIKRYESQLPANISTADIAYYLGKAAKENSRYPDKSFVVKAYECNVPIYSPAISDSSIGLNMLPLLFEGTGVLPNVILDVAESAAILWKSERSGGLELGGGVPKNFFQQTGPALYQILKLKEGGQDYIIQLTDARPDTGGLSGATLQEGKSWGKIKTSHKDNVIVYGDSSVYFPLLCSYALSECRPRRQKELYKRKSEWMSEMREIYLKNKKKAR
- the thpR gene encoding RNA 2',3'-cyclic phosphodiesterase — its product is MRAFIAVDAVAATELASLQRQLLTESGWTAADVKAVEPANFHFTLIFLGEITEADVANISKALSEIRFESFPVSYTGVGAFPRPETARVIWVGVDPQAERRLDALAAEVAAKMRGLGFQQDKPFSAHLTLFRARDRPLKARDVLAKFHSLSLEGPNQIVHSLHLKRSELRPAGPVYSNVYTVGSSAAM
- a CDS encoding serine/threonine protein kinase, whose translation is MSKMQSEGSQLSRDSFSEIDISSPLCKPILAYPGHDASDISGRISELKSLGVRSLVSGGRTSIGRFRVCGKGCVGLVVMAVVQSGPESAVCALKVRRTDADRINMHDEARLHGIANAACVGPQLRGCTDNFLLMDFVKGSTIMEWSQGTVKPDSARRIAKSILVQCRKLDKAGIDHGELSRLDRHVIIPTQSAGTDHVEPVIIDFESSSTVRRPANVSAAAQALFVGGRQFIRKKMSPHASKRLDDARTQEAIAAIRAYKKDLTDENFERVLDVLLGGTQDACAPS
- a CDS encoding PAC2 family protein yields the protein MTDPLIEIRKLRDIKLRGGILLDGFPSVGLANAIASECLIHSMNTELVGVLDSPAFPPLSVIRASRPNFPARIYANDSSNLAFFVSELSLDPSLYRPVASTMIHWAQAAGCELLISAAGIPYETAEESAESTPEVYATASTPRAAKRFEQAGIKTLGSGSVVGIPAILLNEGIWRKIDVIVLLVRVLKDAPDFRAGAAIAEAITKLVPGTSCDIGALLQEAGVTEKTLRQLRSEQQSNSAMRQQEMYG